GTCCGGCTGGTTGGTGGCGACCACCAGCCGGCCCTGCAGGTCGCCGCGGCGCGCCGAGGTACGCAGCGCGAACCGGGGCAGCCCCTCGGAGACACCCCAGTGGATCGCCCGGGTCGGGCGCAGCCCGGCGGGGATCCGGCGAGTCAGGGCGGAGACGGCCTGGACGGGCCCGGAGCGAGCGGGCGAGGGCTTCGCGGCAGTGGACGACACGCCAGCCAGTGTGGCCCGCTCAGCGCTCCTTGACCACCTGTCGTCCCAACGCGGCCAGCGCCGTCACCACGACGTACGGCTCGCCGACGAGCACCAGCGCCAGTCCGAGCAGCAGCGCCAGGTCCGGCCCGTGCAGCACCGAGAAGATCAGCCCGGTGGGCAGCGCCCCCGCGGGCGTGCTGATCACCGCGCCCAGCTCGACCGGCGGCGGGTCGGCGGCGCGCATCGTCGCGGCCAGTCCGGCGACCGCCAGGTGCACCCCGCCCCACCAGGGACCGTCGACCAGCAGCACCGCCGGCACGGCGACCAGCGCGCACGCCAGCGTCGGCGCGGCGGTGAGCGCCAGCGTCACCGTCCAGGGGGCGGCGCGCACCGAGCGGCGCAGCCCGCGCGACCCGAGCCAGGTGCGCAGGCCCGCCCCGGCCTGCCGACCCGCCCAGGCGACGACGGCGGTCGCGGCGAGGATGGCGGCGCCGTACCCGAACCCCTCGCCCGCCACCAGCACGAACGGCACGGCCAGGAAGGTGACAGCGACCGCGCGCCAGCGCCGGCGCACCTGCCGGGCGTCGGCGACCAGGAACGCGAGCCCGCCACGGCCGCGCAACGGACGGGACGGGTGCCGGCCGCGGCGCTGGTCGGCGCGGCGGCGCTGGAGCCCGGTGAGCGGGGAGGCGTCGAGCATCAGGGCGGAGTCCGCGACCGCGTCGACCACCTCCCGGCCCCGGGCCAGCTGGGCGTCAGAGAGCTCGGCGAGGCGGCCGGCAGTGCGCAGGGTGAGGGCGAGACCGGCGACCAGCACCAGCGCGAGCACGCCCGCGGCCACCCAGGCGGCGG
The window above is part of the Nocardioides campestrisoli genome. Proteins encoded here:
- a CDS encoding DUF6297 family protein; the protein is MTSLDATRDRGGDDVAAREAARALAVARSRASEAGERFADLYVWIFSTALITVWILSFARETFTGRTCSAGACAVQDHPAYAALAVVCLGLGALLLALGAAGPVSAERATARWLLTTTADRAVLLRGPFGAAVTGGAFGGVVVGLLAAMAAQGGGLEPAPLAAGAALGAVVGALVPLALLPAQTARPWGRAPGTLPAGLLGGVGLALLSWVLLGGAGLPESPALTADGVVAAAWVAAGVLALVLVAGLALTLRTAGRLAELSDAQLARGREVVDAVADSALMLDASPLTGLQRRRADQRRGRHPSRPLRGRGGLAFLVADARQVRRRWRAVAVTFLAVPFVLVAGEGFGYGAAILAATAVVAWAGRQAGAGLRTWLGSRGLRRSVRAAPWTVTLALTAAPTLACALVAVPAVLLVDGPWWGGVHLAVAGLAATMRAADPPPVELGAVISTPAGALPTGLIFSVLHGPDLALLLGLALVLVGEPYVVVTALAALGRQVVKER